One window of Flavobacterium ammonificans genomic DNA carries:
- a CDS encoding rod shape-determining protein: MGFFDFMTEDIAIDLGTANTLIIHNDKVVIDSPSIVARDRISGKIIAVGKEANMMQGKTHENIKTIRPLKDGVIADFDASEKMINMFIKSIPALKKRMFTPALRMVVCIPSGITEVEMRAVKESCERVNGKEVYLIHEPMAAAIGIGIDIMQPKGNMIVDIGGGTTEIAVIALGGIVCDKSVKIAGDVFTNDIIYYMRTQHNLFVGESTAEKIKIQIGAALDDLETAPEDMSVQGRDLLTGKPKQVEVSHREIAKALDKSIQRIEDAIMETLSQTPPELAADIYNTGIYLAGGGSMLRGLDKRISLKTDLPVYIAEDPLRAVVRGTGMALKNINRFKSILIK; this comes from the coding sequence ATGGGATTTTTTGATTTCATGACCGAGGATATCGCAATCGACCTTGGTACCGCAAACACACTAATTATTCACAACGATAAAGTTGTTATAGATAGCCCTTCTATTGTTGCTAGAGATAGAATTTCTGGTAAAATAATTGCTGTTGGTAAAGAAGCCAACATGATGCAGGGTAAAACTCACGAAAACATTAAAACAATTCGCCCTCTAAAAGACGGAGTAATTGCTGATTTTGATGCGTCAGAGAAAATGATTAATATGTTTATTAAGAGCATTCCTGCATTGAAAAAAAGAATGTTTACTCCAGCATTACGAATGGTCGTTTGTATTCCATCAGGGATTACAGAAGTAGAAATGCGCGCGGTGAAAGAATCCTGTGAAAGAGTAAATGGAAAAGAAGTATATTTGATTCACGAGCCAATGGCAGCTGCTATTGGTATTGGTATTGACATTATGCAACCTAAGGGAAATATGATTGTCGACATCGGTGGTGGTACTACTGAAATTGCAGTAATTGCGCTTGGCGGAATTGTTTGTGACAAATCGGTTAAAATTGCTGGAGATGTATTTACCAATGACATCATTTATTATATGCGTACCCAACACAACTTATTTGTTGGAGAAAGTACTGCCGAAAAAATTAAAATTCAAATTGGAGCTGCTTTAGACGATTTGGAAACTGCTCCAGAAGATATGTCAGTACAAGGACGAGATTTATTAACTGGAAAACCAAAACAAGTTGAAGTTTCTCACCGTGAAATTGCAAAAGCCTTGGATAAATCTATTCAACGTATCGAAGATGCGATCATGGAGACGCTATCTCAAACTCCACCTGAATTAGCCGCTGATATTTATAATACTGGTATTTATCTTGCTGGAGGTGGATCTATGTTACGTGGTCTTGATAAACGTATTTCGTTAAAAACTGACCTGCCTGTTTACATAGCCGAAGATCCATTAAGAGCTGTGGTAAGAGGAACTGGAATGGCATTAAAAAATATCAATAGATTCAAAAGTATCTTGATTAAATAA
- a CDS encoding rod shape-determining protein MreD — translation MNSSFFLNIFRFISLFLLQIIIFNNINLFGFVSPFPYVLFIILFPVNGNKSALLISSFFLGLLLDIFSNSGGIHTTASILLAYFRPSIFKFAFGVSYEYQTIKLNDTLTPERFSFLFVAILLHHLILFILEAFQFSLIFDILLRSITSTALTIIISVIIIYLIKPNKR, via the coding sequence ATGAATAGCAGCTTTTTTTTAAATATTTTTAGATTTATCAGTTTGTTCTTATTGCAAATAATTATTTTCAATAACATTAATCTATTTGGCTTTGTAAGTCCGTTTCCCTATGTACTTTTCATCATTTTATTTCCTGTAAACGGAAATAAATCGGCGCTTTTAATTAGTAGTTTTTTTCTTGGTTTATTGCTAGATATTTTTAGTAATTCTGGAGGAATACATACAACTGCAAGTATACTATTAGCTTACTTCAGACCTAGTATTTTTAAATTTGCTTTTGGAGTGAGTTATGAATACCAAACCATTAAACTAAACGATACTCTAACTCCAGAGAGATTTTCATTTCTTTTTGTTGCAATTTTATTGCATCATTTGATTTTATTTATTTTAGAAGCTTTTCAATTCAGTTTAATTTTTGATATTCTATTGAGAAGTATTACTAGTACAGCCTTAACAATTATCATTTCAGTTATTATAATCTATTTAATTAAGCCAAATAAGCGATGA
- the mreC gene encoding rod shape-determining protein MreC encodes MQQIVSFIFKNSNRLLFLLLLGISLSLTIQSHSFHRSRVISSANFLSGGVYEQLSEFDEYLNLKSQNEALAQENATLKSLLFKTADSSVAARLDSIKGVRSQDIIVSKVIRNSYSVYENYLTINSGERQGIKPDMGVINSLGIVGIIDNTSPNYATVISILNKKSQINAKVKKSNHFGSLIWNGKSTGYVQLIDVPRLASVRKGDTIVTGGQSVIFPENINIGTIDKVYIDNETNYYTLDIKLFNDMTNLGHVYIIKGKDRQEIINLEKSKEDE; translated from the coding sequence ATGCAGCAAATAGTATCTTTTATATTTAAAAACAGTAATCGCTTACTGTTTTTGCTGCTTTTAGGTATTTCGTTATCACTAACTATTCAATCCCATTCTTTTCATAGAAGTAGAGTAATTAGTTCAGCTAATTTCTTAAGCGGAGGAGTATACGAACAACTTAGCGAATTTGATGAATACTTGAATTTAAAATCACAAAACGAGGCTTTAGCACAAGAAAACGCCACATTAAAAAGCCTACTATTTAAGACAGCTGATTCTTCTGTAGCAGCAAGATTAGATAGTATAAAAGGAGTACGCTCTCAAGACATAATTGTATCCAAAGTTATTCGTAACTCGTACAGTGTATATGAGAATTATCTAACCATCAATTCCGGAGAACGTCAAGGCATTAAACCCGACATGGGTGTTATTAATAGTTTGGGAATTGTTGGGATAATTGATAATACGTCTCCAAACTATGCAACTGTAATAAGTATTTTGAATAAAAAATCGCAAATAAATGCGAAAGTAAAAAAATCAAATCACTTTGGTTCATTAATTTGGAATGGAAAAAGTACAGGATATGTGCAATTAATTGATGTCCCAAGATTAGCTTCGGTTAGAAAAGGAGATACTATTGTAACAGGAGGACAATCTGTAATTTTTCCAGAAAATATCAATATTGGAACTATTGATAAAGTGTATATCGACAATGAGACAAATTATTATACTTTAGATATCAAATTATTCAATGACATGACCAATCTAGGACATGTATACATCATTAAAGGAAAAGACCGACAAGAAATTATCAATCTAGAAAAAAGTAAAGAAGATGAATAG
- the purH gene encoding bifunctional phosphoribosylaminoimidazolecarboxamide formyltransferase/IMP cyclohydrolase, translating to MSTTKSIQSALISVFSKDGLEPIVRKLHSQNVTLYSTGGTEDFIKNLGIPVIPVEDVTSYPSILGGRVKTLHPKVFGGILNRQDNESDVQQMKEFDIPQIDLVIVDLYPFEKTVASRASEADIIEKIDIGGISLIRAAAKNFKDTVIVASVDDYSLFLDMITNQNGTTSLEDRKLLATKAFHVSSHYDGAIFNYFNTDETIYKESIANGQVLRYGENPHQKGFFFGEFEKMFNKVHGKELSYNNLLDVDAAVNLINEFQNDGPTFAILKHNNACGLASRKTICEAYLAALACDPTSAFGGVLIANTKIDVATATEINHLFCEVVIAPEFDSEAITILEEKKNRIILVQNKVALPERQVRTCLNGILVQDRNNITDTKEDLKTVTITAPTAQEVEDLIFASKVCKNTKSNTIVFAKNGTLISSGTGQTSRVDALMQAIDKASAFGFDLNGASMASDAFFPFPDCVELAKKAGITAVIQPGGSIKDQLSIDYCNENKLAMVFTGTRHFKH from the coding sequence ATGAGCACAACTAAATCCATTCAATCTGCATTAATTTCAGTATTTTCTAAAGACGGTCTTGAACCAATTGTAAGAAAATTGCATTCTCAAAATGTAACACTTTATTCAACTGGTGGAACAGAAGATTTTATCAAAAATTTAGGCATTCCAGTAATTCCTGTTGAAGATGTAACTTCATATCCATCGATTCTTGGCGGAAGAGTTAAAACATTACATCCGAAAGTTTTTGGAGGCATCTTGAACCGTCAGGATAATGAAAGTGATGTGCAACAAATGAAAGAATTTGACATTCCTCAAATTGATTTAGTCATTGTTGATTTATACCCTTTTGAAAAAACAGTTGCTTCAAGAGCAAGTGAAGCAGATATTATTGAAAAAATTGATATTGGCGGAATTTCATTGATTCGTGCCGCTGCAAAAAACTTTAAAGATACTGTTATTGTAGCTTCGGTTGACGATTATAGCTTGTTTTTAGATATGATTACCAATCAAAATGGTACAACTTCATTAGAAGATAGAAAACTTTTAGCAACCAAGGCATTTCACGTTTCTTCTCACTATGATGGAGCAATTTTTAATTATTTCAATACTGACGAAACGATTTATAAAGAAAGTATTGCCAATGGACAAGTATTGCGTTACGGAGAAAACCCTCATCAAAAAGGATTTTTCTTTGGCGAATTTGAGAAAATGTTCAATAAAGTCCACGGAAAAGAACTATCCTACAACAACCTACTTGATGTAGACGCTGCAGTCAATTTGATTAATGAATTTCAAAATGACGGACCAACTTTCGCTATTCTAAAACACAACAATGCTTGTGGGTTAGCTTCAAGAAAAACAATTTGTGAAGCGTATTTAGCTGCTTTGGCTTGCGATCCAACATCAGCTTTTGGAGGCGTGCTAATTGCTAATACCAAAATTGATGTTGCTACAGCAACTGAAATTAATCATCTGTTTTGTGAAGTTGTTATTGCACCTGAATTTGATTCAGAAGCCATTACTATTTTAGAAGAAAAGAAAAACAGAATTATTTTGGTTCAAAATAAAGTTGCCTTGCCAGAAAGACAAGTTCGAACTTGTTTGAACGGAATTTTAGTTCAGGATAGAAATAATATTACCGATACAAAAGAAGATTTAAAAACAGTTACAATTACAGCACCAACAGCTCAAGAAGTAGAAGATTTAATTTTTGCATCAAAAGTGTGTAAAAACACTAAATCGAATACGATTGTTTTTGCTAAAAACGGAACGCTCATTTCCTCTGGAACAGGGCAAACTTCTCGAGTTGATGCGCTAATGCAAGCTATTGATAAAGCAAGTGCTTTTGGTTTTGACCTTAACGGAGCTTCCATGGCAAGTGATGCTTTTTTCCCTTTTCCTGACTGTGTGGAGTTGGCTAAAAAAGCTGGAATCACTGCTGTAATTCAACCAGGAGGTTCAATTAAAGACCAATTGAGTATCGACTATTGTAACGAAAATAAATTAGCAATGGTATTTACAGGAACACGTCATTTTAAACATTAA